The DNA window TGCGCCCAGATCCAGAAGGCCCGTCGCCTACTGGACTTTTCCCTCACCACGACTCTGCGCGAGGGCATTGCCGCCGAGGCCGCCTGGATGGACGAGGCACGGGTCCATTAGGCGCGGGCCGCCGTGGAGCGGTCCCTCTCCCTCTCGCCCGACGCCAGGCGAGAGGCAAGAGTTTTGGCCCGTGCGTAGAGGTTGTGGACGTGGGTGTAGGTGAAGTTAGCACTCCGCCCCAGTCGGTGCAGGTTTTCGAAACGGTCGAGGTAGTTGCCGAGACGTTCGGCCGTCTTTTCCGCGCCCACCTCCAGGATGGGATAGGCGAAGGGCACGGTGTGGTGATCGAATGCCACGATATCGTCGCCGTCGGTGAGGCCCTGCGCCGCGAGCAGGGCGCGGGCTTCCTCCCGGAGCGTGTCGGCGGACCGGCTCCACGCGGCGTCGTCGCGGTGGCAGGGCAGTTCCAGCACCACCACCGTCTGGTCGTCCGGAGCCATGTCGGGACTCCGGTTTGTGGGCTCGTACAGGCGGGTGAACGGCACGTGGCGGGAGGGAAAGTAGAGCGACGCGTTCGGCGTGAGGCGGGGGCGATCCAGACCCAGTACCGCCAGCCGGAGGTGTCGAAAGCGAATCGATGATGCGAGGTCTTGAATCTCGGCGGGCGGGGCAGGATCGAGCAGGCGCAGGACGAGGGTGAGAGGCAGGGTACTCACGACGGTCTCGACGTCAATCGTCTCCGTCTCGTTCACCGTCACGGCCTCCACGCGGGTCCCGTCGTGGGCGATGCTCGTAATGCGCGTCCCGGTGCGGATATGGTCGCGGCCCAGCGCGTTGGCGGTAGCCTCGGCGATTTG is part of the Salinibacter sp. 10B genome and encodes:
- a CDS encoding FAD-dependent oxidoreductase, translating into MSTNPSDMPITVLGAGPAGLATGLYADRQGMPVRLLEAADAVGGNARTLRLGPFRYDTGAHRFHDKNDEITADVKALLGDDLRRIDAPSQICWRGRRIDFPLAPVDLLRKLPPSLLARISWEQLSIPRVSTDADHFREMAHQSYGPTLADLFLLNYTEKLWGADAERLSPRVAGDRLEGLDLTTFFLEAFGSSKGKARHLDGSFYYPKHGYGQIAEATANALGRDHIRTGTRITSIAHDGTRVEAVTVNETETIDVETVVSTLPLTLVLRLLDPAPPAEIQDLASSIRFRHLRLAVLGLDRPRLTPNASLYFPSRHVPFTRLYEPTNRSPDMAPDDQTVVVLELPCHRDDAAWSRSADTLREEARALLAAQGLTDGDDIVAFDHHTVPFAYPILEVGAEKTAERLGNYLDRFENLHRLGRSANFTYTHVHNLYARAKTLASRLASGERERDRSTAARA